The proteins below come from a single Triticum aestivum cultivar Chinese Spring chromosome 5D, IWGSC CS RefSeq v2.1, whole genome shotgun sequence genomic window:
- the LOC123125785 gene encoding putative cyclin-dependent kinase F-2, giving the protein MAVRKRPAAVHARATTTKGCKRRRIRIGSTEDYEFDDTPCLGKGSFGTVVRVRHRATGRTVAIKFPCGSEDPADAAAELRREAGFLTACAGNPYVVGSHGLVCDPATPRLGLAMEYVAGPSLHAFLRERAPLPEPIVCAYMWRLLTGAEKMHRLGIVHRDLKPSNVLVGKGGKILKICDLGLAMSLRTADRTRCSDAGTLPYMAPEVLLGKPDYDAGADTWSLGCVMAEILTGRPLFKGDVRRDDAVRQLRTIFRVLGSPDDRTWPEFTSLPLAGAVHRSVQFREQQRSTLGDLFPAEMLSEDGYQVLKGLLECNPGKRLTAAAALQLPWFMPEIDVGTNTDDAFIPPATPKEENLLRIPLEMWKNAQRPECA; this is encoded by the coding sequence ATGGCCGTCCGCAAGCGGCCTGCCGCCGTCCACGCCCGCGCGACGACCACCAAAGGCTGCAAGAGGAGGCGCATCCGGATCGGCAGCACCGAGGACTACGAGTTCGACGACACGCCCTGCCTCGGCAAGGGCAGCTTCGGCACCGTCGTCAGGGTGCGCCACCGCGCCACCGGCAGGACCGTCGCGATCAAGTTCCCCTGCGGCTCCGAGGACCCCGCCGACGCCGCAGCCGAGCTCCGGCGCGAGGCCGGCTTCCTCACGGCCTGCGCCGGGAACCCTTACGTCGTCGGCTCCCACGGCCTCGTCTGCGACCCGGCCACCCCAAGGCTCGGGCTCGCCATGGAGTACGTCGCCGGGCCGAGCCTCCACGCTTTCTTGCGGGAGAGGGCGCCACTCCCGGAGCCCATCGTGTGCGCCTACATGTGGCGGCTGCTCACCGGCGCCGAGAAGATGCACAGGCTCGGCATCGTCCACCGCGACCTCAAGCCATCCAACGTCCTCGTCGGGAAAGGGGGAAAGATCCTCAAGATTTGCGACCTGGGACTCGCCATGTCCCTGCGCACGGCCGACCGGACGCGGTGCAGCGACGCCGGCACGCTGCCGTACATGGCGCCCGAGGTGCTCCTGGGGAAGCCGGACTACGACGCGGGGGCGGACACGTGGTCGCTCGGGTGCGTCATGGCCGAGATACTCACCGGCAGGCCGCTGTTCAAGGGCGACGTGAGAAGGGACGATGCGGTACGTCAGCTCCGCACTATCTTCCGCGTCCTCGGCTCGCCGGACGACAGGACGTGGCCAGAGTTCACGTCGCTGCCGCTCGCCGGCGCGGTGCATAGATCGGTCCAGTTCCGGGAGCAGCAGCGCAGCACGCTGGGAGACCTCTTCCCCGCGGAGATGCTGTCCGAGGACGGCTACCAGGTCCTCAAAGGGCTTCTTGAGTGCAACCCCGGCAAGCGGCTGACGGCGGCCGCCGCGCTCCAGCTCCCGTGGTTCATGCCTGAGATCGACGTCGGCACCAACACGGACGACGCGTTCATCCCGCCGGCAACGCCCAAGGAGGAGAATCTGCTAAGGATCCCACTTGAGATGTGGAAGAATGCGCAACGGCCTGAGTGTGCTTGA